The sequence GTAGCACCGGGCCCACTCGCCTACTCTCGCCACTCGCTCCGGAGTACCGCGTAGTCGTGGACGTCGACGTACTCGCCCTCCACGAAGGTCGCCTCCCTGTGGACTGCTTCGTGTCGGAACCCGAGTTTCTCCCAGATGCGCTTCGAGCCCTCGTTCGGGTCCAGAACCCTCGCGACCACGCGGTGGATTCGTCGCTCCCTGAACGCGTAGTCGGTCAGGAGACGGCTCGCCTCGGTGCCATACCCCTCGTTCCAGTGTGATTTCGCGAGGACGATCCCGATCTCCGCCGAGCCGAGCAGCTGTGGATCCGGTGTGAGTCCGACGGTGCCAACAGGACCATCGTCGGTGACAACGAGGAGGTTCGTCTCGTCGTCCGAACTGACCTGTTCTTCGAACCACTCGCGCTCCTGGTGCCCGTTGATCGGCTCGAACCGGGAGACGTACCGCCGGACGGTGGGATCGTTGATCGTCTCCTGCAAGAAGGGGATGTCCGCCTCCTCGATAGTGTGGAGGGCGACGCCGTCGCCGTCGAGAAATATCGGCCCGGGCATATCTACTGCTGTGGGGGATGGAATATATCACGATTGTGGATGGCGATGGCGACAGACCGCATGAGTTCCCATCCAGTGGGAACGACCGAGGCGGTTGATTTTTCACCCTGACGTACGCAGCATAGGGAATGTTAGAACCCGCTCCGAGCACTGACGCCGCTGCCGCGCTCGCCGCCACCCAGCTACTCGCCCACCTCGTCATCGCGCTGGCTGCGGTCATCTTGCTCGTCTACCTCTACGCGTATACGGAGTACGTGGCCGTCGGCGCGGCGCGCAAGCGGATCTGGTATCTCGCCATCGCGACTGGCGCAGCCTTCCTCTACGGATCGTCCGGCGTGGTCGCGCTCTGGACCGGGATGGAGTGGCCGGCGGTCTTCTCGGAGGGTGCCACGCTCTTTTTCATCCTCTTTCTCGCACTCGGGTTCCGTGCGATGTACTTCTCCTGTCGGCGGGGCGGGGAGACCGGCGAGAGTCCGCTCCCCGAGTGGGCCGACTACCTCATCATCGCCGCGTTCATCGTCGCCTGGTGGAGTGGGTTCCTCTACGTCCACGCCTGGACCGGACTCGTCGTCAGCATCGGGTGGGTGGCCGCCTCGGCCTGGGCGCTCTGGTACGCGGTACTGGTCGTCCGACGGCACGAGGGCACGAGCATCGCCGCGATGACCCGCCACCTCTTCCCCGCCGTGGTGGCGTTCACCGTGACCGTCCTGGCCGACCTGGCCATCGGGTCGCTCACGGAGTACGAATCGCTGGTCGCGGCGACGTGGATCATCGGGACCGTCCTCGTCGGCGCGTTCCTGTTCACGACCGCCGTCGCCATCCGCCAGCAGGGTGGCGAGGTCGAGCGGATGTACGACTGGACCACCTGGCGGACGGGTGGCCGCCGGAACGACTGATTACTCCTCGGGGTACTTCGGTTCCCGGCGCTTGGCACGATCGAGCGCCCGCTCCACGACGGACCGCACGTCACCCTCGAAGGTCCCACCGTGACCGGCATACATCGCCTCGACCGAGTCCGGCAGCCGGTCGAGGAGGCGCTCGATACTCTCGATGAGCGTCGACCGGGACTGTCCCGGCTGGTCGGTGCGGCCGAACGAGCCACCCGTGAAGGCCGCGTCGTCGTGGACAACGACGTCGCCCGAGAAGAGCGTCGTCTCGGAGACGAACGCGAGGTGGTCGTCGGCGTGTCCGGGTGTGTGAACCGCCTCGAACCGTTCGTCACCGATGTCGAGGTGGTCGCCGTCGACCAGAGCCTCGGTTCGCCGAGGATGGTCCGCATACGCGTATACATCCGGCGAGAAGGCGTCGACCACGGAATCGAGTTCCGCGACGTGGTCGGCGTGCTGGTGGGTGACGACCACGGCGTCGAGGGCCGCCCCTCGGTCGCGGATAGCATCGATAGTGCCAGGCATCGCACCGGGGTCGATCAGGACCGTCCGGTCCCCCTCGACG is a genomic window of Halanaeroarchaeum sp. HSR-CO containing:
- a CDS encoding MBL fold metallo-hydrolase is translated as MNVVNLAVDADVFTSNAYLVEGDRTVLIDPGAMPGTIDAIRDRGAALDAVVVTHQHADHVAELDSVVDAFSPDVYAYADHPRRTEALVDGDHLDIGDERFEAVHTPGHADDHLAFVSETTLFSGDVVVHDDAAFTGGSFGRTDQPGQSRSTLIESIERLLDRLPDSVEAMYAGHGGTFEGDVRSVVERALDRAKRREPKYPEE
- a CDS encoding GNAT family N-acetyltransferase; this translates as MPGPIFLDGDGVALHTIEEADIPFLQETINDPTVRRYVSRFEPINGHQEREWFEEQVSSDDETNLLVVTDDGPVGTVGLTPDPQLLGSAEIGIVLAKSHWNEGYGTEASRLLTDYAFRERRIHRVVARVLDPNEGSKRIWEKLGFRHEAVHREATFVEGEYVDVHDYAVLRSEWRE